A genomic stretch from Aedes albopictus strain Foshan chromosome 2, AalbF5, whole genome shotgun sequence includes:
- the LOC109622884 gene encoding solute carrier organic anion transporter family member 74D encodes RVSTNTNKTITHIIRSSFPGIILSGNEISQILLSLILSYVGGHRNRPRWIAWGVVFCAMSCFILAMPHFIYGAGDAALQLTKEYINDQETEALLNSHNLTRIVKSTNRLCLDTFSPKECHDIISVVPLVLIFMSQFVLGIGNTLYYSLGQTYLDDNTKKTNTPLMLAYASSLRTFGPVVGFALGYFALKIYIDPTKTPVIDSSDPRWLGAWWLGWIILGIAMLFFAALIGLFPKELPKKQDASVRPKSTMPVILMNDAEAFGKEKNPLSKTKEQNGLTVQSKDDVGPIVEFPQLKDFPKALMRLLKNKLLMFNIISGIFYILGSSGYITFLSKYIEVQFHKSTANATVITGPITLFGMVAGFLISGIVISKKKPSPKVLLFWNVIVGIGYMLGQFSYLFLTCPDGTMPLVKGRLNLSTACNSQCHCEGIPYSPICQEETGITFFSACHAGCDAWDAKGKYYDQCTCQNENYSPITKPWEMQPSFTTRTMSRETTLPDFVSTTAASTSTSGGSSSSTTNSISTSTVAEPDEYGGSPLGKSLLLQNNSSEIYQTSQQRNETDLDDVYLYDDEDDFAYDEKDFNATTSRETETVEESEPRNRTRREVDEMEFTSTTTTSSSTTESPFTARLIPGACLKGCAMGFYLFSIISSIINCFGASGRIGNLLVNYRCVAKEDKSFTQGLILMMISLFALIPGPIIYGRIIDSTCLVWTEECGKRGNCQLYDQRLFRYYINITALCLTAIGVFFDVLVWWYGRTLDLYGEREAEQKKATTTTTTAPQSKSAFK; translated from the exons CGCGTTTCAACCAATACTAACAAGACTATTACTCATATCATACGTTCTTCATTCCCAGGAATCATCCTAAGTGGAAATGAAATATCACAAATTCTGCTGTCACTAATCCTCTCATATGTGGGAGGTCACAGAAATCGACCCCGGTGGATAGCGTGGGGTGTGGTCTTCTGCGCCATGTCCTGCTTCATCCTAGCGATGCCTCATTTCATCTACGGAGCTGGAGATGCGGCACTACAGCTCACAAAGGAGTACATCAACGATCAGGAGACGGAAGCGCTGCTCAACAGCCACAACCTGACGAGGATCGTCAAAAGCACCAATCGGCTGTGCTTGGACACGTTCAGTCCGAAAGAGTGCCACGATATCATCTCAGTAGTTCCACTGGTATTAATATTCATGTCCCAGTTTGTGCTGGGCATTGGAAACACCCTCTACTACTCATTAGGTCAAACCTATCTGGATGACAACACTAAGAAAACCAACACACCACTCATGCTGGCGTATGCCTCATCGCTGCGAACTTTCGGGCCCGTTGTAGGATTCGCCCTCG GATATTTTGCCCTTAAGATTTATATTGACCCGACGAAAACCCCAGTTATTGACAGCTCTGATCCACGATGGTTGGGAGCCTGGTGGCTGGGATGGATCATACTGGGAATTGCCATGCTGTTTTTTGCAGCTCTGATTGGTCTGTTTCccaaagaattgccaaagaagcAGGATGCTTCTGTCAG GCCCAAGTCGACAATGCCAGTGATACTGATGAACGATGCCGAAGCGTTCGGCAAGGAAAAGAATCCTTTGAGTAAGACAAAAGAACAAAATGGACTGACAGTGCAGAGTAAGGACGATGTAGGTCCGATAGTGGAGTTCCCACAGTTGAAAG ATTTCCCGAAGGCGTTGATGCGGCTCCTCAAGAACAAACTGCTCATGTTCAACATAATATCCGGCATATTCTACATCCTGGGCTCCAGCGGCTACATCACATTCCTGAGCAAGTACATCGAGGTTCAGTTCCACAAATCCACAGCCAACGCCACAGTCATCACCGGGCCCATCACACTGTTCGGCATGGTCGCCGGCTTTCTAATCTCAGGCATTGTTATATCTAAGAAGAAGCCTTCGCCGAAGGTTCTCCTGTTTTGGAACGTTATAGTAGGGATTGGCTATATGCTAGGACAATTCTCGTACTTATTCTTGACGTGCCCGGATGGTACTATGCCGTTGGTTAAGGGACGTCTGAATCTGTCCACGGCGTGCAACAGTCAGTGCCACTGTGAGGGTATTCCGTACAGTCCCATTTGTCAGGAAGAAACCGGAATCACGTTCTTCTCGGCTTGTCACGCTGGATGTGACGCGTGGGATGCCAAGGGAAAATACTACGACCAATGTACCTGCCAGAATGAAAACTATTCACCAATTACGAAACCCTGGGAAATGCAGCCATCGTTTACCACGCGGACCATGTCCAGGGAAACAACTCTTCCAGATTTTGTTTCAACCACAGCTGCTTCGACGTCTACTTCCGGAGGCTCCAGCAGTTCAACGACAAACAGTATTTCAACATCAACGGTAGCGGAACCGGATGAATATGGAGGAAGCCCTCTGGGCAAATCGCTTCTTCTTCAGAACAATAGCTCGGAAATATACCAAACTTCCCAACAGCGCAACGAAACAGACCTAGATGATGTCTATCTGTACGATGACGAAGATGATTTCGCCTACGACGAGAAAGACTTCAACGCAACCACAAGCAGGGAAACCGAAACCGTAGAAGAATCGGAACCCAGAAACAGAACGCGCCGAGAGGTGGATGAGATGGAATTCACAAGCACGACGACGACGTCTTCCAGCACCACCGAGAGTCCCTTCACTGCCCGGTTGATTCCCGGAGCCTGCTTGAAGGGATGTGCGATGGGATTCTATCTGTTTTCCATCATTTCCAGTATTATCAACTGCTTTGGAGCTTCCGGTCGCATCGGTAATCTGCTGGTCAATTACAG ATGCGTCGCCAAGGAGGACAAATCGTTCACGCAAGGGCTGATCCTGATGATGATCAGTTTGTTCGCGTTGATTCCGGGTCCGATTATTTACGGGCGGATCATCGACAGCACCTGCCTGGTGTGGACCGAGGAGTGCGGCAAACGGGGGAACTGTCAGCTGTACGATCAGCGGTTGTTCCGGTATTACATCAATATTACGGCCTTAT GTCTAACCGCAATCGGAGTATTTTTCGACGTGCTAGTATGGTGGTACGGCCGAACACTGGACCTGTACGGCGAACGGGAAGCGGAGCAGAAGAAAGCGACGACCACCACGACGACAGCACCGCAATCCAAAAGTGCATTCAAGTGA